A stretch of the Medicago truncatula cultivar Jemalong A17 chromosome 5, MtrunA17r5.0-ANR, whole genome shotgun sequence genome encodes the following:
- the LOC11428474 gene encoding peroxidase 64 has protein sequence MAVMVTFLNLIIIFSVVSTGKSLSLNYYEKSCHDLEYIVLKTVTDATARDKTVPAALLRMHFHDCFVRGCDASVLLNSKGKNKAEKDGPPNISLHAFYVIDEAKKALEAKCPGVVSCADILALAARDAVYLSGGPKWNVPKGRKDGRTSKASETRQLPAPTFNISQLQQSFSQRALSVEDLVALSGGHTLGFSHCSSFQNRIQNFNATHDVDPSLHQSFAAKLKSICPLKNKAKNAGTTMDPSATNFDNTYYKLILQQKGLFSSDQALLDSPKTKQLVSKFAASQKAFFDAFAKSMIKMSSINGGQEVRKDCRKIN, from the exons ATGGCTGTCATGGTTACATTCTTGAATTTGATTATCATTTTTTCAGTGGTTTCTACAGGAAAATCACTCAGCTTAAACTACTATGAAAAATCATGCCATGATCTGGAGTATATAGTTTTGAAGACTGTGACGGATGCTACTGCTAGGGACAAAACTGTTCCAGCAGCACTTCTCCGAATGCACTTCCATGATTGCTTCGTTCGA GGGTGTGATGCATCTGTGCTGCTAAattcaaaaggaaaaaacaaagcAGAAAAGGATGGACCGCCAAACATTTCATTGCATGCATTCTATGTCATTGATGAAGCAAAGAAAGCATTAGAAGCTAAATGCCCTGGTGTAGTTTCTTGTGCTGATATTCTTGCTCTCGCAGCAAGGGACGCAGTTTATCTG TCTGGAGGACCTAAATGGAATGTTCCAAAAGGAAGAAAAGATGGAAGAACATCTAAGGCCAGTGAAACAAGACAATTACCAGCACCAACATTCAACATATCACAGCTGCAGCAAAGCTTCTCACAAAGAGCATTGTCTGTGGAAGACTTGGTAGCTCTGTCAG GAGGGCATACCTTAGGCTTCTCTCACTGCTCATCTTTCCAGAACAGAATCCAAAACTTTAATGCTACACATGACGTGGACCCTTCGTTACATCAATCATTTGCagcaaaactaaaatcaatttgtcCGTTGAAAAATAAGGCCAAAAATGCTGGCACCACTATGGACCCTTCTGCAACAAATTTCGATAATACATATTACAAGTTGATCCTCCAACAAAAAGGCTTGTTTTCTTCTGATCAGGCTTTGCTTGACAGCCCAAAGACCAAGCAATTGGTTTCTAAGTTTGCCGCCTCACAAAAGGCTTTCTTTGATGCTTTTGCCAAGTCCATGATAAAAATGAGTAGTATCAATGGTGGGCAAGAAGTTAGGAAGGACTGCAGAAAGATCAATTAA
- the LOC120580617 gene encoding F-box/kelch-repeat protein At3g06240: MGKPMNMKHGKEDDPLGFVLDSGSITGILCVYQYHNGKTAFWNPTPEEFKIIPPSPFLFRSPYQKFVVNPLGFGYDIVRDDYKLIRCVGYFNLEYEECEELGISWSDAPWKDLSYEYLWEIYSLKSNTWRKLDVNDSACSCFSNIAGVRLYTNEMCHWWQYGKKYDGVEVESFDLRNEVFFTTLVPLGDVYSKSLYMVGLNGSIAFISWTSGTTTFDISILCEIGVKESWTKLYSIGPFSCIEHPIPIGTWKNGFVFFRTKDNEIVLYDLQSQMIEELCIEGEHFSHILPYKKNLLSIGGINQ; encoded by the exons ATGGGAAAACCCATGAATATGAAGCATGGAAAG GAGGATGACCCTTTAGGTTTTGTTTTGGATTCTGGTAGTATTACTGGAATTCTTTGCGTCTACCAATATCATAATGGAAAAACTGCCTTTTGGAACCCAACACCGGAGGAATTCAAGATCATTCCTCCAAGTCCTTTTCTTTTTAGATCACCTTATCAAAAGTTTGTAGTTAATCCTCTTGGGTTTGGTTATGATATAGTTAGAGATGATTATAAGTTGATTAGGTGTGTAGGTTATTTTAACTTAGAATACGAAGAGTGTGAAGAACTTGGTATTTCATGGAGTGATGCGCCATGGAAAGATTTATCTTATGAATACTTATGGGAGATATATAGCCTTAAAAGTAACACTTGGAGAAAACTTGATGTTAATGACTCTGCTTGTTCATGTTTTTCTAACATCGCTGGTGTACGACTATACACGAATGAAATGTGTCATTGGTGGCAATATGGTAAAAAGTATGATGGAGTAGAGGTGGAATCATTTGACTTGAGAAATGAGGTGTTCTTTACAACACTTGTACCCTTAGGCGATGTATATTCTAAGTCGTTATACATGGTGGGGTTAAATGGCTCCATTGCCTTCATCTCATGGACCTCTGGTACAACTACTTTTGACATTTcaattttgtgtgaaattggAGTAAAAGAATCATGGACTAAACTATATAGTATTGGACCATTTTCTTGCATCGAGCATCCTATTCCTATCGGAACATGGAAGAATGGTTTTGTATTTTTCAGGACCAAAGACAATGAAATTGTTTTGTATGATTTACAATCCCAGATGATAGAAGAGCTTTGCATTGAAGGAGAGCATTTTAGTCATATATTACCTTATAAGAAAAACCTTCTTTCTATTGGAGGAATAAATCAATAA
- the LOC11420576 gene encoding methyltransferase-like protein 23, which produces MEENDRNEESDSDNTATMTMSTISQHNFNDDSETLTISIIENMSEDYGLYVWPSAVILGEYIWQEKHRFSGANVVELGAGTCLPGLVAAKVGANVTLTDDSTRLEVLDNMRRVCDLNKLECNVLGLTWGVWDSSIFDLRPTIILGADVLYDSNAFDDLFATVTFLLQNSPGSIFITSYHNRSGHHLIEFLMRKWGLKCLKLLDGFSILPSFKASQLSGNIQLVEIALTSKDNA; this is translated from the exons ATGGAAGAAAATGACCGGAACGAAGAATCCGATTCTGATAATACAGCCACTATGACTATGAGTACAATTTCTCAGCACAATTTCAACGACGACTCTGAAACTCTCACTATTTCCATTATCGAG AATATGAGCGAGGATTACGGCTTATACGTCTGGCCTTCTGCTGTAATTCTCGGCGAGTATATTTGGCAAGAAAAGCACCGATTCTCAGGAGCTAACGTTGTTgag CTTGGTGCTGGAACTTGCTTACCTGGTTTGGTTGCGGCAAAAGTTGGTGCCAATGTCACTCTTACTGATGACTCCACCAGATTAGAG GTGCTTGATAACATGAGAAGAGTTTGCGACTTGAATAAACTTGAGTGCAAT GTGCTAGGACTGACATGGGGAGTTTGGGATTCGTCCATATTTGATTTACGACCTACAATTATTCTAGGCGCTGACGTGTTGTATGACTCAAATG ctTTTGATGACCTCTTTGCCACTGTGACATTCCTGCTCCAAAATTCACCTGGATCAATTTTTATAACTTCATACCATAATAGAAG TGGGCATCACCTTATCGAGTTCTTGATGCGAAAATGGGGGTTGAAGTGTCTCAAGCTTCTTGATGGATTTTCTATCCTACCATCCTTCAAGGCTTCTCAGCTAAGTGGTAACATTCAATTGGTGGAGATAGCTCTAACATCGAAAGATAATGCTTGA
- the LOC11423816 gene encoding ribonuclease S-6 — MHGLWPANRVISDPRGCLDKTNQKTIDIGNFPLDLKEELDKVWPDLLVYEKSRLINIAFWDEQWKAHGSCSNMDIIDFFKLSLSIYKKIGSLKEVLGKEGYSPGPQSHVEKQKIVDIIKKHTDGKASPRIKCEKHDGKTYLHEIQVCVDKTENHNYTNCRTPDLIDCEKDVYFP; from the exons ATGCATGGATTGTGGCCTGCTAACAGAGTTATATCTGATCCACGTGGTTGTTTAGATAAAACCAACCAAAAGACAATAGATATTGGCAAT TTTCCGTTGGACTTGAAGGAAGAACTTGATAAAGTGTGGCCGGATTTATTAGTTTATGAAAAGTCTCGACTAATAAACATTGCTTTTTGGGATGAGCAATGGAAAGCGCATGGAAGTTGCTCCAATATGGATATAATTGATTTCTTCAAGCTCAGTCTTTCCATTTATAAGAAAATCGGTTCTCTAAAGGAAGTCCTTGGGAAAGAGGGCTATTCACCCGGTCCTCAAAGCCatgtagaaaaacaaaaaattgtcgATATCATTAAGAAGCATACTGATGGTAAAGCCAGTCCACGGATTAAATGTGAAAAACATGATGGCAAAACATATTTGCATGAAATACAAGTATGTGTCGACAAAACCGAAAACCACAACTATACTAATTGCCGTACACCAGATTTGATTGACTGTGAAAAGGATGTATACTTTCCTTGA
- the LOC11430289 gene encoding aspartyl protease family protein 1, with protein sequence MAILSISYQTHNSLYVSLLLTLILFLVSQSQRCYGSSSFGFDIHHRFSDPVKGILGIDNIPDKGSREYYVAMAHRDRVFRGRRLADGGDVDQKLLTFSPDNTTYQISLFGYLHFANVSVGTPASSYLVALDTGSDLFWLPCNCTKCVHGIQLSTGQKIAFNIYDNKESSTSKNVACNSSLCEQKTQCSSSSGGTCPYQVEYLSENTSTTGFLVEDVLHLITDNDDQTQHANPLITFGCGQVQTGAFLDGAAPNGLFGLGMSDVSVPSILAKQGLTSNSFSMCFAADGLGRITFGDNNSSLDQGKTPFNIRPSHSTYNITVTQIIVGGNSADLEFNAIFDTGTSFTYLNNPAYKQITQSFDSKIKLQRHSFSNSDDLPFEYCYDLRTNQTIEVPNINLTMKGGDNYFVMDPIITSGGGNNGVLCLAVLKSNNVNIIGQNFMTGYRIVFDRENMTLGWKESNCYDDELSSLPVNRSHAPAVSPAMAVNPEIQSNPSNGPQRLPSSHSFKKEPALAFTVAIILLLAIFLA encoded by the exons ATGGCTATTCTTTCTATCTCCTACCAAACCCATAATTCTCTGTATGTTTCACTGTTATTAACGTTAATACTATTTTTAGTTTCACAATCACAAAGGTGCTATGGTTCTAGTTCATTCGGTTTTGATATCCACCATCGGTTTTCTGATCCGGTGAAGGGTATTTTGGGTATTGACAACATTCCTGACAAGGGAAGTCGTGAATACTATGTTGCTATGGCCCACAGAGACCGTGTTTTTCGGGGTCGGCGTCTTGCTGACGGTGGTGATGTTGATCAGAAGCTTCTTACGTTTTCTCCAGATAACACCACCTACCAgattagtttgtttggata TTTGCATTTTGCAAATGTTTCTGTTGGGACACCAGCTTCATCATATCTTGTTGCATTAGATACTGGGAGTGACTTATTCTGGCTCCCTTGCAATTGTACCAAATGTGTCCATGGTATACAGCTATCAACAGGACAG AAAATTGCTTTTAATATCTATGATAACAAAGAATCATCCACTAGCAAAAATGTGGCCTGCAATAGCAGCTTATGTGAGCAGAAGACACAGTGCTCTTCATCATCTGGTGGCACTTGTCCATATCAAGTTGAATATCTATCAGAAAATACTTCAACTACTGGTTTCTTGGTAGAGGATGTGTTGCACCTAATTACAGATAATGATGATCAAACTCAACATGCTAACCCactaattacttttgg TTGTGGACAAGTTCAAACAGGGGCTTTTCTGGATGGGGCAGCTCCAAATGGTCTGTTTGGACTAGGAATGAGTGATGTATCTGTTCCAAGTATCTTAGCCAAACAAGGGCTAActtcaaattctttttcaatGTGTTTTGCTGCTGATGGCCTTGGAAGAATCACATTTGGGGATAATAATAGTAGCTTGGACCAAGGAAAAACACCATTCAACATTAGGCCGTCGCA tTCAACTTACAACATCACTGTCACCCAAATTATTGTGGGAGGAAATTCCGCTGATCTGGAGTTCAATGCAATATTCGACACTGGCACCTCATTTACATACCTAAACAACCCGGCTTATAAGCAAATTACTCAAAGT TTTGATTCAAAAATTAAGCTACAAAGGCATTCATTTTCTAATTCTGATGATCTTCCCTTTGAGTACTGCTATGACTTAAG AACAAACCAGACGATTGAAGTTCCCAATATTAACTTGACGATGAAAGGTGGAGACAATTATTTTGTCATGGACCCGATAATAACAAGTGGCGGG GGTAACAATGGTGTTCTTTGTTTGGCTGTTTTGAAAAGCAACAATGTGAATATCATTGGAC AAAACTTCATGACTGGTTACCGGATAGTCTTTGATCGCGAGAACATGACTCTGGGTTGGAAGGAATCTAACT GTTATGATGATGAACTCTCGAGTTTACCTGTTAACCGATCGCACGCCCCAGCCGTGTCTCCTGCTATGGCGGTGAATCCTGAAATACAATCTAACCCTTCAAATGGTCCTCAAAGGCTTCCATCTAGTCACTCATTTAAGAAAGAACCTGCATTAGCATTTACAGTGGCAATTATCCTGCTTTTAGCAATTTTTTTAGCATAG